In one window of Methanophagales archaeon DNA:
- a CDS encoding DUF4389 domain-containing protein, with product MAEEKPALKQLFVYEHDARRVELFIRFVYALCIAVVLSIYGLIAEICIVIQWFVILILGRRSEGLSNFIKGYLEYYVHVLSYCYLMTDKRPGILPKKVEIYEKEI from the coding sequence ATGGCAGAAGAAAAACCGGCATTGAAACAGTTGTTTGTTTACGAACATGATGCAAGACGAGTGGAACTTTTTATTCGATTCGTTTATGCATTATGTATAGCGGTAGTATTAAGCATATATGGGCTCATAGCAGAGATATGCATAGTTATCCAGTGGTTTGTAATATTGATACTGGGGCGGAGGAGTGAGGGGTTAAGCAACTTCATAAAAGGGTACCTGGAATATTACGTACATGTACTCAGCTATTGTTACCTTATGACCGACAAACGACCGGGAATATTACCAAAGAAGGTTGAAATATACGAGAAGGAGATTTGA
- a CDS encoding PspA/IM30 family protein: MGLLDRMGVIVKAKVNKVLDKFEDPRETLDYSYQKQLEALQKVKRGVAEVATSKKRLELQKVKLEQSMNKLESQAREALELNREDLAKLALQRKKQLEQEIEGLNQQIIELQAEQDKLSAAEKRLSAKVEAFRTKKEVIKAQYSAAEAQVKINEAVGGISEEMSDVGLAIQRAESKTENMKARAAALDELADTGALSDLTGSKDDIERELSELKQSGDVELELEKLKQEVGKR; this comes from the coding sequence ATGGGACTATTAGATCGCATGGGTGTGATAGTAAAAGCAAAGGTGAATAAGGTGCTGGACAAATTCGAAGACCCGCGAGAGACGCTTGATTATTCATATCAGAAGCAACTGGAAGCATTGCAGAAGGTAAAGAGAGGCGTTGCTGAAGTAGCGACCTCGAAGAAGAGACTGGAATTGCAGAAAGTGAAATTAGAGCAGAGTATGAATAAGCTGGAGAGCCAGGCGCGGGAAGCACTGGAACTGAATCGAGAGGACCTGGCAAAGCTTGCGTTACAGCGCAAGAAGCAGCTGGAGCAGGAAATAGAGGGGTTGAATCAACAGATCATCGAATTACAGGCGGAGCAGGATAAACTATCGGCTGCGGAGAAGCGATTATCAGCGAAGGTGGAGGCGTTCAGGACGAAGAAGGAGGTGATAAAGGCGCAATATTCGGCTGCAGAAGCACAGGTTAAGATTAACGAAGCAGTTGGCGGTATCTCAGAAGAGATGAGTGATGTGGGACTGGCAATCCAGCGTGCGGAATCCAAGACCGAGAATATGAAAGCACGTGCCGCGGCACTTGATGAATTGGCGGATACAGGTGCACTTAGCGACCTGACTGGAAGCAAGGACGATATAGAGCGTGAGCTATCGGAGCTGAAGCAGAGCGGCGATGTGGAACTGGAACTGGAGAAGCTCAAACAGGAGGTGGGAAAGAGATGA
- a CDS encoding cobalamin-dependent protein (Presence of a B(12) (cobalamin)-binding domain implies dependence on cobalamin itself, in one of its several forms, or in some unusual lineages, dependence on a cobalamin-like analog.), producing MNVVDALLDVRKKKIEVFCTERLENGTSPYMLIEELTSGLREIGRGYKEIYFDAELMVSGWNAKKALAMLKPLLQAEQAEHGEEANRERIGKVVIGTVKGDVHDIGKEIVSIMLTSEGFEIIDLGTDVSKEQFAEAIRETGADILGMSALLTTTREYMREVIEYLKQERIQVKIMVGGGAVTEEFANKIGADAYGMDAIDAIKKAKMLVGA from the coding sequence ATGAATGTGGTAGATGCATTGCTCGACGTGCGAAAGAAGAAGATAGAGGTATTCTGTACCGAAAGATTGGAGAATGGAACAAGTCCGTATATGCTAATAGAAGAGCTGACGAGTGGTCTCAGGGAGATAGGGCGAGGGTATAAGGAGATATATTTTGATGCCGAACTGATGGTATCGGGCTGGAATGCAAAGAAGGCGCTGGCGATGCTGAAGCCACTGTTACAGGCTGAGCAGGCTGAGCATGGAGAGGAAGCGAATAGGGAGAGAATAGGTAAGGTGGTCATAGGCACGGTGAAAGGTGATGTACACGATATAGGCAAGGAGATAGTCAGTATAATGCTCACCTCCGAGGGTTTTGAGATTATAGACCTGGGAACGGATGTGAGTAAAGAACAATTTGCAGAAGCAATCAGGGAGACAGGAGCTGATATTCTAGGTATGTCCGCATTACTGACCACAACGAGGGAATATATGCGTGAGGTAATAGAATATCTCAAACAAGAGCGTATCCAGGTGAAGATAATGGTAGGTGGCGGTGCAGTGACGGAAGAGTTTGCAAACAAGATAGGTGCTGATGCGTACGGTATGGATGCGATTGATGCGATAAAGAAGGCGAAGATGCTTGTGGGTGCGTGA
- a CDS encoding ribosome biogenesis/translation initiation ATPase RLI, whose product MRIAILKRDRCQPRKCQYECIKYCPMVRTGAETIVIGEDGKPVISEELCEGCGICIKKCPFEAISIIGLPDRLTGEETHRYGENGFVLYGLPIPKPGKVTGLLGENGTGKSTAIKILSGLIVPNLGAKTATWDAIIKRYAGSELQNYFIRLAKGGLKISYKPQYVNAIPDYFRGNVRELLEGTDERGMAAELVDALELNAALENDIKELSGGELQRVAVIACMIRDADFYFFDEITPYLDIYQRVRVARVIKEVLNDRAVVVVEHDLAILDMLADYIHLIYGKPAEYGVVTMPKSTGRGINEYLSGFLHAENVRIRDKPIEFTAHPPREKQEEERRVSIEYSEFEKSYDGFVLKAKAAGIESGEVLGVVGRNAIGKSTFVKVLAGEIEPTKGRIELDIKISYKPQYIGLKEKGDLSVRELFQSLDISESDVIEVLKPLGVPELENKRVKDLSGGELQVVAVAACLCHQASLYILDEPSAHLDVEQKVHLIKTIRRYAEQRDVSMLIVDHDIYLIDLLSDRLMVFEGEPGVRGEVKGCFEMREGMNIFLKELGVTFRRDELSLRPRINKIGSAKDREQKQKGKYYYI is encoded by the coding sequence ATGCGAATAGCGATACTGAAGCGAGATAGGTGCCAACCGCGGAAATGCCAGTATGAATGCATAAAATATTGCCCGATGGTTCGTACAGGGGCAGAGACGATAGTTATAGGCGAGGATGGCAAACCGGTAATATCGGAGGAGTTATGCGAAGGTTGTGGCATCTGCATAAAGAAGTGTCCATTTGAGGCTATTTCTATAATAGGCTTGCCTGATAGGCTTACTGGAGAAGAGACGCACAGATATGGCGAAAACGGATTTGTACTCTATGGACTCCCGATACCGAAGCCAGGTAAAGTAACCGGGCTGCTGGGCGAGAACGGTACAGGTAAGAGTACTGCGATAAAGATACTGTCTGGGCTGATAGTTCCCAATCTCGGTGCCAAAACTGCCACATGGGATGCGATAATAAAGCGATATGCAGGCTCAGAATTGCAGAATTACTTCATACGGCTTGCCAAAGGTGGGCTCAAAATATCCTATAAACCGCAATACGTGAATGCCATTCCCGATTATTTCAGGGGTAATGTCCGGGAGTTGCTGGAGGGCACGGATGAGAGGGGGATGGCAGCCGAGCTTGTGGATGCTCTTGAACTCAATGCGGCGCTGGAGAATGATATAAAGGAGCTCAGTGGCGGTGAACTGCAGAGGGTTGCGGTTATTGCATGCATGATAAGGGATGCGGATTTCTACTTCTTCGATGAGATCACACCCTATCTGGATATCTATCAACGTGTACGGGTGGCAAGAGTGATAAAAGAGGTTTTGAACGACCGTGCGGTGGTTGTTGTGGAACATGACCTCGCCATTCTGGACATGCTCGCAGATTATATCCATCTCATCTATGGTAAACCAGCGGAATATGGTGTTGTGACAATGCCCAAAAGCACAGGCAGGGGTATAAATGAGTATCTAAGTGGATTCCTTCATGCGGAGAACGTGCGGATAAGGGATAAGCCAATAGAATTCACGGCACATCCGCCAAGAGAGAAACAGGAAGAAGAGAGGCGCGTATCCATCGAGTATAGCGAGTTTGAGAAGAGTTATGACGGCTTCGTGCTGAAAGCGAAAGCAGCAGGTATAGAATCGGGAGAGGTTCTCGGTGTGGTTGGACGGAACGCGATAGGTAAGAGCACGTTTGTTAAAGTATTGGCAGGTGAGATAGAGCCTACGAAAGGCAGGATTGAACTTGATATAAAGATATCATATAAGCCGCAATACATAGGGCTAAAGGAAAAGGGAGACCTAAGTGTGCGCGAGTTATTCCAGAGTCTGGATATAAGTGAATCAGATGTTATAGAGGTATTAAAGCCATTGGGAGTGCCAGAGCTGGAGAATAAGCGAGTGAAAGACCTCAGTGGTGGTGAATTGCAAGTAGTAGCAGTAGCTGCCTGTCTCTGTCATCAGGCATCGCTGTATATACTGGATGAGCCCTCAGCGCATCTGGATGTGGAACAGAAGGTGCATTTGATAAAGACCATAAGACGGTATGCAGAACAGAGGGATGTTTCAATGTTGATTGTGGACCATGACATCTACCTGATAGATTTATTGAGCGATAGATTAATGGTATTTGAAGGTGAACCGGGAGTGCGGGGCGAGGTAAAAGGCTGTTTCGAAATGCGGGAGGGTATGAATATCTTCTTGAAGGAGCTGGGTGTGACCTTCAGGCGTGATGAGCTCTCACTTAGACCACGGATAAACAAGATAGGCTCGGCGAAGGACCGGGAACAGAAACAGAAGGGTAAATATTATTATATATAA
- a CDS encoding MFS transporter: MSNMTGIKDRTLLSLTVLHALMHIMATTLPALSPLVKEEFQLNNTYVGTLSFAFAVATGAGSILSGFLSDRYDSLRLVSYGFFGTTIFATLLFLARDFLALCSVFICMGLSLSLYHPSALSYISSTIQLRRGRAFGLHEVGGSIGIAIAPLTAGIISLYLNWRFTYLFWVFPMLFFTLLLLRVINDDHSPHHQPIKFFTMRILRQDAVVLMRIYMIEGLFGFIIGGALTFIPIFLNEYKGVGAQFAVILACVFTSGGAIGKFLGGHFSDIIGERRVMAAGFFIIAPMFFVAPLLPLFWCILTLALAGMIFPTVLPAILTTISKVVEPSERGMAFGLLMFAGFGFGSTSRIILGVVSDTFGISTVFYPIVIAALAGGFLNIWKV, encoded by the coding sequence TGACTGTTTTGCATGCCCTGATGCATATTATGGCTACTACTCTACCTGCACTATCGCCACTGGTGAAGGAAGAGTTCCAGCTTAATAACACCTATGTTGGAACGCTCTCCTTCGCTTTTGCTGTGGCAACAGGAGCGGGCAGTATCCTATCGGGGTTCTTATCTGATAGATATGATTCATTACGATTGGTGAGCTATGGTTTCTTTGGTACCACAATCTTTGCCACGCTGCTGTTCCTGGCACGTGATTTCTTAGCTCTTTGTTCAGTGTTCATCTGTATGGGGCTCTCGCTCAGCCTGTATCACCCCTCTGCACTCTCTTATATCTCCAGCACAATCCAGTTGAGACGCGGACGTGCATTTGGACTGCATGAAGTGGGAGGTAGCATAGGGATTGCTATAGCGCCCTTAACGGCAGGTATTATAAGCCTTTATCTCAACTGGCGGTTCACGTATCTATTCTGGGTATTTCCAATGCTATTCTTCACTCTTCTATTACTGCGGGTTATAAACGATGACCATAGCCCTCACCACCAACCGATAAAATTCTTCACTATGCGGATTTTGAGACAAGATGCAGTAGTGCTGATGCGGATATACATGATAGAGGGTTTGTTTGGCTTTATAATCGGTGGTGCATTGACGTTCATCCCGATATTTTTAAATGAGTATAAAGGTGTAGGAGCTCAGTTCGCAGTGATTCTGGCATGTGTATTCACAAGTGGAGGTGCGATAGGTAAATTTCTCGGCGGGCATTTCTCAGACATCATAGGTGAACGACGAGTAATGGCAGCAGGGTTCTTCATCATCGCACCAATGTTCTTCGTGGCGCCTCTGCTGCCTCTATTTTGGTGCATCCTGACACTTGCACTTGCGGGTATGATATTTCCAACCGTGCTTCCAGCTATACTAACAACGATAAGTAAGGTGGTAGAACCTTCAGAGAGAGGAATGGCGTTTGGACTGCTGATGTTCGCGGGATTCGGCTTTGGATCCACTTCAAGGATAATTCTCGGTGTGGTGAGCGATACCTTCGGCATCTCTACGGTCTTCTATCCCATTGTAATCGCTGCTCTGGCTGGTGGATTTCTAAATATTTGGAAAGTATAG